A portion of the Eubacterium maltosivorans genome contains these proteins:
- a CDS encoding acetolactate decarboxylase, whose product MSTIYQFSTFETFKNRGFDGCGTVEELLEYGDIGFGTYHALNGEMIVLDGVPYRADGDCRILRADENDRTPFATVSDFTPDTYFEMGEFTGMDDLCRQLDEQLKSQIHERCLIGRLDGWFKEIEIHSVWPVENPYEALDEIVARQKCVTLKAINGTLVGVRCPEWADKKNFVGWHFHFLSKDHEWGGHVNQVSGEQLAGSLKICHQIECIDHH is encoded by the coding sequence ATGAGTACGATTTATCAGTTTTCGACTTTTGAGACTTTTAAAAATCGTGGCTTTGACGGCTGCGGCACCGTTGAGGAGCTCCTTGAATATGGCGATATCGGCTTTGGGACCTACCATGCCCTGAATGGAGAAATGATCGTCCTGGATGGTGTGCCCTACAGGGCTGACGGCGACTGCCGCATATTGAGGGCGGACGAAAATGACAGGACACCCTTTGCCACAGTCTCAGACTTCACCCCGGACACTTATTTTGAAATGGGTGAATTTACTGGTATGGATGATCTGTGCAGACAGTTGGATGAGCAGCTGAAATCCCAAATTCATGAGCGCTGCTTGATCGGGCGTCTGGACGGGTGGTTTAAAGAAATTGAGATTCACAGCGTCTGGCCCGTTGAAAATCCCTATGAGGCGCTGGATGAAATTGTCGCGCGGCAGAAATGTGTGACGCTTAAAGCGATTAACGGAACGCTTGTCGGCGTCCGCTGCCCTGAGTGGGCAGACAAGAAAAATTTTGTCGGATGGCATTTTCATTTTTTATCAAAGGATCATGAATGGGGCGGCCATGTGAATCAGGTAAGTGGAGAGCAGCTCGCTGGAAGCTTGAAAATCTGCCATCAAATCGAGTGTATTGATCATCACTGA
- a CDS encoding PTS transporter subunit IIC — protein MKKEPKYENVRDFLKKKDIEFSVQRYLIDALKYMAFGLFGTLLMGSILNQVGILFHIPFLNETLWPAAQAMTGPAIAVAVAFGLNAPPLVLFSITVAGFLGNAQGGPAGALIAAVIGAEFGKAVSGETKVDILVTPFVTMLIGSLVAVVVGPPIGAFMTALGNVIMWATEQQPVIMGIVISVVVGVVLTLPISSAALCIMLNLSGIAAGAATVGCCCQMVGFAVQSYKENGIGGLAAQGLGTSMIQVPNIIKNWRIWIPPTAASAVLGPLATTVFQMQNTPVAAGMGTCGLVGQIGTVMAMTEAGQPMVQIVLGIGLLQIILPAVVTMIFYKLCARVGWIKAGDMKLDL, from the coding sequence ATGAAAAAAGAACCTAAGTATGAAAATGTGCGGGACTTTCTTAAGAAAAAGGATATTGAGTTTTCCGTCCAGCGCTATTTGATCGACGCGCTGAAGTACATGGCTTTTGGTTTGTTTGGCACACTGCTGATGGGCAGTATCCTGAACCAGGTCGGAATATTATTTCATATTCCCTTTTTAAACGAGACGCTGTGGCCCGCTGCGCAGGCGATGACAGGGCCAGCCATTGCAGTCGCTGTTGCCTTTGGCCTTAATGCGCCGCCGCTTGTCTTATTTTCCATTACAGTGGCGGGCTTTCTCGGCAACGCCCAGGGCGGGCCGGCCGGCGCTCTGATCGCTGCGGTTATCGGGGCGGAGTTTGGCAAGGCCGTTTCGGGAGAGACAAAGGTGGATATTTTAGTAACCCCCTTTGTGACCATGCTCATCGGCTCACTCGTTGCTGTGGTGGTTGGCCCGCCCATCGGTGCTTTTATGACAGCCTTGGGAAATGTGATCATGTGGGCTACAGAACAGCAGCCAGTCATCATGGGCATTGTTATCTCGGTAGTCGTAGGGGTGGTGCTCACGCTGCCGATTTCCAGCGCGGCGCTTTGCATTATGCTGAACCTTTCGGGAATAGCCGCCGGAGCGGCGACAGTGGGCTGCTGCTGCCAGATGGTCGGCTTTGCGGTTCAGAGTTATAAGGAAAACGGTATCGGCGGATTGGCGGCCCAGGGGCTGGGAACTTCCATGATTCAGGTGCCCAATATTATTAAAAACTGGCGGATATGGATACCGCCAACGGCGGCGTCGGCGGTCTTGGGGCCTCTGGCAACCACTGTTTTTCAGATGCAGAATACGCCGGTCGCCGCAGGGATGGGAACCTGTGGACTTGTCGGGCAGATTGGCACAGTTATGGCCATGACAGAGGCTGGGCAGCCAATGGTGCAGATTGTGCTTGGCATCGGCCTGCTCCAGATTATTCTGCCGGCAGTTGTGACGATGATTTTTTATAAGCTCTGCGCCAGAGTGGGCTGGATTAAAGCCGGCGATATGAAATTGGACTTATAA
- a CDS encoding VanZ family protein, with the protein MTKDARKRFLLRVVFVFYIGFLAMVTLLPTSNIAYESSYNLLPLTNIDNYIYDIVHSGIINWEFLATKPTDAVSILYNTFTYSFRNLAGNIVLFIPLGLLYPLCRKKRVSFPHILIVTVGTTALIELLQFAFLSSRSADVDDLILNFIGGMIGYLIYKWIE; encoded by the coding sequence ATGACAAAAGATGCGCGAAAGCGTTTTTTACTGAGGGTTGTGTTTGTGTTCTACATTGGTTTTCTGGCAATGGTCACGCTGCTGCCCACATCAAACATTGCGTACGAATCCAGCTACAACCTGCTTCCGCTTACCAATATTGATAATTATATTTATGATATTGTGCACAGCGGGATTATAAATTGGGAGTTTCTGGCCACCAAGCCGACAGATGCGGTGAGTATTCTGTACAATACCTTTACCTATTCCTTTCGGAATCTGGCGGGAAACATAGTGCTTTTTATTCCTTTGGGGCTATTGTACCCGCTTTGCAGAAAGAAACGGGTGAGTTTTCCCCATATATTGATTGTGACAGTCGGCACCACAGCCTTGATTGAATTGCTGCAATTTGCCTTTCTGTCGAGCCGCAGCGCGGATGTGGATGATCTGATACTGAATTTTATTGGCGGTATGATCGGTTACCTGATCTATAAATGGATCGAATGA
- the radA gene encoding DNA repair protein RadA, translating to MAKIKKKFVCQNCGYSTPKWMGRCTECGEWNSFVEELDMPTDQGKKNTLERAVYTKPKRIEEIIPQKEDRFKTKNKELDRVLGGGIVPGGVILLGGDPGIGKSTILLQTTENLGSQGLKILYISGEESEQQLKMRAVRMNVKSQNIFFLSEINVPYIVDTILNEKPDLVIIDSIQTMYSPTITSAPGSVSQIRENANALMQIAKKDNISMILVGHVTKEGNIAGPRVLEHMVDTVLYFEGEKYHTYRILRGVKNRFGSTNEIGIFEMAQDGLHEVANPSEMMLSSRPKNTCGSVVVPCMEGTRPLLIELQGLVSQTSFGNPRRMATGMDYNRMVLLLAIMEKRLGLQLQNLDAYINVVGGMKIDEPALDLAVVSVLYSSFRNFEIPEDMMIIGEVGLTGEVRNIQHIEKRLKEGAKLGFKRCIMPKGNARGLENTGLELLPVDNISKALNILK from the coding sequence ATGGCGAAAATAAAAAAGAAGTTTGTATGCCAGAACTGTGGGTACAGCACCCCTAAATGGATGGGGCGCTGTACAGAATGCGGCGAATGGAATTCCTTTGTGGAGGAGCTGGACATGCCCACCGATCAGGGAAAGAAAAATACCCTTGAACGGGCGGTATACACAAAACCGAAGCGTATTGAGGAAATCATTCCTCAGAAAGAGGATCGTTTTAAAACGAAAAACAAGGAACTCGACCGTGTCCTCGGCGGTGGTATCGTGCCCGGAGGCGTTATCCTCCTGGGCGGTGACCCTGGAATTGGAAAGTCGACGATCCTGTTGCAGACGACGGAGAATCTTGGAAGCCAAGGGCTTAAAATCTTGTATATTTCGGGTGAAGAATCTGAGCAGCAGCTCAAAATGCGGGCAGTCCGGATGAATGTAAAATCCCAGAATATCTTTTTTCTGTCTGAGATTAACGTACCCTATATCGTGGATACTATTTTGAATGAGAAACCTGATCTTGTCATTATTGACTCGATACAGACAATGTACAGTCCTACGATTACCTCGGCTCCCGGAAGCGTCAGCCAGATAAGGGAGAACGCCAACGCGTTGATGCAGATTGCCAAAAAAGATAATATTTCGATGATTCTGGTCGGGCATGTGACCAAGGAAGGCAATATTGCTGGTCCACGTGTGTTAGAACACATGGTTGATACGGTTTTATATTTTGAGGGTGAAAAGTACCATACCTACCGGATACTCAGAGGGGTCAAAAACCGTTTTGGCTCAACCAACGAGATCGGTATTTTCGAGATGGCGCAGGATGGCCTGCACGAGGTGGCAAATCCCTCTGAAATGATGTTGTCAAGCCGGCCGAAAAATACCTGCGGCTCAGTGGTAGTGCCCTGCATGGAGGGAACGCGTCCGCTTTTAATCGAGCTTCAGGGGCTCGTATCTCAGACAAGCTTCGGTAACCCAAGGCGTATGGCCACCGGAATGGACTATAACCGTATGGTGCTGCTCCTGGCTATTATGGAAAAACGGCTGGGATTACAGCTTCAGAATCTCGATGCTTATATCAATGTGGTCGGAGGTATGAAAATAGACGAACCGGCTCTCGATCTGGCCGTTGTGTCTGTGCTGTACTCAAGCTTCAGAAATTTTGAGATTCCAGAGGATATGATGATTATCGGCGAGGTTGGCCTGACTGGTGAGGTCAGAAATATACAGCACATTGAAAAGCGTCTTAAAGAGGGCGCAAAGCTTGGTTTCAAGCGTTGCATCATGCCAAAGGGCAATGCCCGGGGCCTGGAGAATACAGGGCTTGAGCTGCTGCCGGTAGACAACATCTCCAAGGCTTTAAATATATTGAAGTAA
- the ruvA gene encoding Holliday junction branch migration protein RuvA, giving the protein MFEYIKGNYEEQASDYIVVDHQGMGYRINVSANTMSELPKLHKEVKVYIHPAFKEDDVTLYGFSSKEEREIFRTIITISGIGPKAAMGLLSQFTRDELIRYIVNEDAKAIARAPGIGQKTANRIILELKDKYKNFAFADSAEPGAIENLREADNLFNEAVNGLLGLGYGYAEASDLVEKIIQPGMSIEDILKNALMSANPLGR; this is encoded by the coding sequence GTGTTTGAATATATAAAAGGCAATTATGAAGAGCAGGCGTCAGACTACATCGTTGTAGACCATCAGGGGATGGGGTACCGGATCAATGTTTCCGCAAACACGATGTCTGAGCTTCCCAAATTACACAAGGAAGTAAAGGTCTATATCCATCCGGCGTTTAAGGAAGATGATGTAACGCTCTACGGCTTTTCATCAAAAGAGGAGCGTGAGATATTCAGAACCATTATCACCATTTCCGGTATCGGGCCAAAAGCAGCGATGGGGCTGCTGTCACAGTTTACCAGGGACGAGCTGATTCGCTACATTGTCAATGAGGACGCCAAAGCGATTGCGCGCGCGCCGGGAATCGGGCAAAAGACAGCCAATCGAATTATTCTGGAGCTTAAGGACAAATATAAGAATTTTGCTTTTGCGGATTCGGCAGAGCCGGGCGCCATCGAAAATCTCAGAGAGGCAGACAATCTCTTTAACGAAGCAGTTAACGGGCTGCTGGGATTAGGCTATGGCTATGCTGAAGCATCAGATCTGGTTGAAAAAATTATTCAGCCTGGAATGAGCATTGAGGATATTCTGAAGAATGCGCTGATGTCCGCAAATCCTCTTGGACGGTAG
- the ruvB gene encoding Holliday junction branch migration DNA helicase RuvB encodes MKDRIVTSGFTETDIDIERSLRPQRLEDYIGQDRVKRQMTIFIQAAQKRGEPLDHVLLYGPPGLGKTTLANIIAQEMGTNIKTTSGPAIEKPGDLAAILTSLKEGDVLFIDEIHRLQRSVEEVLYPAMEDFVLDIILGKGPSAKSIRLDLPKFTLVGATTRAGLLTAPLRDRFGVVQRLELYNQSELATIISRSAEILSVNLDEKGAEELSVRSRGTPRIANRLLKRVRDFAEIEGKGIIDLETARTALELFEVDAKGLDEIDRIMLTTIVEKFDGGPVGIDTLAAAIGEERNTIEEVYEPYLIQLGYLARTPRGRVITSGGYRHLGLEPAAMQEQVKLDLEIEE; translated from the coding sequence ATGAAGGATCGTATAGTGACAAGCGGTTTTACCGAAACCGATATTGATATTGAGAGAAGCCTGAGGCCGCAGCGCCTGGAGGACTATATTGGACAGGACCGCGTTAAACGCCAGATGACCATCTTTATTCAGGCAGCCCAGAAGCGCGGTGAGCCGCTGGACCATGTTCTCCTTTATGGACCGCCAGGGCTTGGAAAGACCACTTTAGCCAATATTATTGCCCAGGAAATGGGAACGAATATAAAGACGACCTCTGGACCGGCCATTGAAAAGCCTGGAGATCTGGCCGCCATTTTAACCAGCCTTAAGGAGGGAGACGTCCTGTTTATCGACGAAATCCACAGGCTGCAGCGAAGTGTGGAGGAGGTGCTGTACCCGGCAATGGAAGACTTTGTTCTGGATATCATCCTTGGCAAGGGACCGAGCGCAAAATCCATTCGTCTGGATCTGCCCAAATTTACGTTGGTCGGCGCCACGACACGGGCTGGCCTGCTGACGGCGCCGCTGCGGGACCGTTTTGGTGTGGTTCAGCGGCTGGAGCTTTACAACCAGAGCGAGCTGGCAACTATTATCAGCCGGTCGGCGGAGATATTGTCTGTCAATCTGGATGAAAAGGGCGCGGAGGAGCTGTCGGTGCGTTCACGCGGAACGCCGCGTATTGCCAACCGTTTATTGAAAAGGGTGCGCGATTTTGCCGAAATCGAGGGAAAAGGCATTATTGATCTGGAGACAGCCAGAACAGCTTTAGAACTCTTTGAAGTGGATGCCAAAGGATTAGATGAAATTGACAGGATTATGCTGACGACCATCGTTGAAAAATTTGACGGCGGTCCTGTAGGGATCGACACACTGGCGGCTGCCATCGGCGAGGAGCGAAATACCATCGAAGAGGTTTATGAGCCTTACCTGATTCAGCTCGGTTATCTGGCCAGAACGCCAAGGGGACGCGTGATCACATCAGGCGGCTATAGGCATCTGGGCCTTGAACCGGCAGCCATGCAGGAACAGGTGAAATTGGATTTAGAAATAGAGGAATAA
- the queA gene encoding tRNA preQ1(34) S-adenosylmethionine ribosyltransferase-isomerase QueA: METLTTKDFYYDLPEELIAQTPEKKRDASRLMVLNRMEGTVQDRHFHDIIDYLTEGDLLVMNNTKVLPARIFGKKEETGGKVELLLLKRLDDKTWETMVKPGKKAMPGTRLVFGDKLRGEIKDKVEGGLRTIEFEYDGIFEEIIGELGTMPLPPYIHEVLEDQDRYQTVYAKYTGSAAAPTAGLHFTEELLNALRQKGVRTAEVTLHVGIGTFRPVKCDNILDHHMHEETYQVPEETAKLIEETRKKGGRVIAVGTTSVRTLESAAARFDGEVQACEGSTDIFIYPGYKWQVVDALITNFHLPESTLLMLVSSFYNREAVLEAYQHAIDARYRFFSFGDAMFIY, from the coding sequence TTGGAAACACTAACGACAAAGGATTTTTATTATGACCTGCCGGAAGAGCTTATTGCCCAGACGCCGGAAAAGAAAAGGGACGCGTCGAGGCTGATGGTGCTCAACCGTATGGAGGGAACCGTCCAGGACCGTCATTTTCACGATATTATTGATTATTTAACCGAGGGTGACCTGCTGGTTATGAATAATACAAAAGTACTTCCAGCGCGGATTTTTGGCAAAAAAGAGGAAACCGGGGGCAAGGTTGAGCTGCTGCTGCTCAAACGGCTGGATGATAAAACCTGGGAAACCATGGTAAAGCCGGGAAAGAAAGCAATGCCTGGCACACGTCTGGTCTTTGGAGATAAGCTCAGGGGTGAGATTAAGGATAAGGTAGAGGGCGGTCTCAGAACCATTGAATTTGAATATGACGGCATTTTTGAGGAGATTATCGGGGAGCTGGGTACCATGCCTCTGCCGCCATATATTCATGAGGTTTTAGAAGACCAGGATCGGTATCAGACGGTTTACGCCAAGTATACGGGTTCTGCCGCTGCCCCGACCGCCGGTCTGCATTTTACGGAGGAGCTGCTTAATGCGCTCCGCCAAAAGGGCGTCAGAACTGCTGAGGTTACACTGCATGTGGGCATCGGAACCTTTCGTCCGGTAAAATGTGATAATATACTGGATCATCACATGCATGAGGAAACCTATCAGGTGCCCGAAGAAACCGCAAAGCTCATCGAGGAAACCCGGAAAAAGGGTGGCAGAGTGATTGCTGTTGGCACGACGTCTGTCAGAACGCTGGAGAGCGCTGCCGCCCGCTTTGATGGTGAGGTTCAGGCGTGCGAGGGATCCACGGATATTTTTATCTATCCCGGCTACAAATGGCAGGTGGTTGATGCGCTGATCACGAATTTTCATCTGCCTGAGTCTACATTGCTGATGTTGGTCTCATCTTTTTATAATCGTGAAGCTGTTCTGGAGGCTTATCAGCACGCTATTGACGCGCGTTACCGTTTTTTCAGCTTTGGTGACGCCATGTTTATTTATTAG
- the tgt gene encoding tRNA guanosine(34) transglycosylase Tgt, whose protein sequence is MFRYELIKEDKHTGARLGKIHTNHGVINTPIFMPVGTQATVKSMTSEDLKEMDANIILGNTYHLYLRPGQEIMEKAGGLHKFMNWDRPILTDSGGFQVFSLNDLRKITEEGVEFCSHLDGSRHFMSPEKSIDMQNTIGADIIMCFDECAPADADYEYTKKSMEMTTRWAKRCKDAHKRPDDQALFGIVQGGMYEDLRAESVRGLTEIDFPGYSIGGLSVGESKDTMYRILDATVPLLPKDKPRYLMGVGSVDALLEGVIRGVDMFDCVLQTRIARNGTAMTSQGKVVVRNATYKEDFTPLDPECDCFVCRNYTRAYLRHLVKCNEILGARLLTYHNLYFTLKLMEKVRNAIMEDSLLAFKESFFQKYGI, encoded by the coding sequence ATGTTCAGATACGAATTAATCAAAGAAGATAAGCATACCGGGGCGCGCCTTGGTAAAATTCACACCAACCATGGTGTTATCAACACACCGATTTTTATGCCGGTTGGGACACAGGCGACGGTTAAGTCCATGACCAGTGAGGATTTGAAGGAGATGGATGCCAATATTATTCTCGGTAATACCTACCACCTTTACCTGCGGCCTGGACAGGAAATTATGGAGAAGGCGGGAGGGCTTCATAAATTTATGAACTGGGACCGGCCAATCCTCACAGACAGCGGTGGATTCCAGGTTTTTTCCTTAAATGATTTAAGAAAAATTACAGAAGAAGGTGTGGAGTTTTGTTCACATTTAGATGGCTCCCGTCACTTTATGTCTCCGGAAAAATCCATCGATATGCAGAATACGATCGGCGCTGATATTATCATGTGTTTTGATGAGTGTGCTCCGGCAGATGCGGATTACGAGTACACCAAAAAATCCATGGAAATGACGACGCGCTGGGCGAAGCGTTGTAAAGACGCTCATAAGCGCCCAGACGATCAGGCACTTTTTGGCATCGTGCAGGGAGGTATGTATGAGGACCTCCGGGCAGAGAGCGTGAGAGGGCTGACTGAAATTGATTTTCCGGGCTATTCTATCGGCGGTTTGAGCGTTGGGGAGTCCAAAGATACCATGTACCGGATTCTGGACGCGACGGTCCCGCTTCTGCCGAAAGACAAGCCCCGTTACCTTATGGGGGTCGGCTCGGTGGATGCACTTTTAGAAGGCGTAATACGTGGTGTGGATATGTTTGACTGTGTGCTCCAGACCCGTATCGCGCGCAACGGAACAGCCATGACCAGCCAGGGAAAGGTGGTCGTGCGCAATGCGACCTATAAGGAAGATTTTACGCCCTTAGATCCAGAATGCGATTGTTTCGTTTGTCGAAATTATACAAGAGCTTACTTACGTCATTTGGTAAAATGCAATGAAATTTTGGGTGCAAGGTTATTGACATATCACAATTTATACTTTACACTTAAGCTTATGGAAAAAGTACGGAATGCTATTATGGAAGACAGCCTTTTAGCATTCAAGGAAAGTTTTTTTCAAAAATACGGAATATAA
- the yajC gene encoding preprotein translocase subunit YajC, with protein sequence MQGGLMTFLPLILLVVFFYFFIMRPQNKQKKEIQAMRDNMKPGDEILTIGGFYGIIYAIDDENIVLEMLPDFHKAMIVKSAVSKVIKREETEDDTEEETTESVSEPETIEEESQETQDYNDSPVEDAEFEDVTDENVEVGEEVDEDKK encoded by the coding sequence ATGCAAGGTGGTTTAATGACATTTCTCCCGCTGATCCTGCTCGTTGTTTTCTTTTATTTCTTTATTATGCGTCCACAGAACAAGCAGAAAAAAGAAATACAGGCCATGCGGGACAACATGAAGCCAGGGGATGAAATTTTGACAATTGGTGGTTTTTATGGGATAATTTATGCAATCGATGATGAAAACATCGTCCTCGAGATGCTTCCGGATTTCCATAAGGCAATGATCGTTAAAAGTGCTGTTTCAAAGGTAATCAAACGTGAAGAAACGGAAGATGATACCGAGGAAGAAACAACCGAATCTGTTTCAGAACCTGAAACCATTGAAGAAGAATCCCAGGAAACTCAGGATTACAATGACAGCCCCGTAGAGGACGCTGAATTTGAAGATGTGACAGATGAAAATGTCGAAGTCGGCGAAGAAGTCGACGAAGACAAAAAATAA
- the scfA gene encoding six-cysteine ranthipeptide SCIFF — protein MKHITIVKKGTLADVKNKGCGECQTSCQSACKTSCTVGNQQCKQSK, from the coding sequence ATGAAACACATCACAATCGTTAAAAAAGGTACTCTAGCGGATGTTAAAAACAAAGGCTGCGGTGAATGCCAGACTTCCTGCCAGTCTGCATGCAAAACTTCCTGCACAGTAGGAAACCAGCAGTGTAAACAATCTAAATAA
- the scfB gene encoding thioether cross-link-forming SCIFF peptide maturase: MIHKFYLNGLYIVLDVNSGTVLTVDEMTYEVLDHYKKISRDQIVEKLKHKYPEEELLEVILELEMLEEQKMLFTESDYDPNVYKNHDLIKALCLHVAHDCNLKCNYCFASQGDFNGEKLLMPLEVGKKAIDFIVEQSKDRQNLEVDFFGGEPLMNFDVVKELVDYARSKEESHHKKFKFTITTNGVLLDEENMAYIDENMDNVVLSLDGRKCVNDNMRRTVNDKGSFDIIIDKIKKMAAMREGKKDYYVRGTYTKHNLDFGEDVNFLAEEGFKSISVEPVVAEEEHDYAILREDVDQILAEYDKLALDYLNRHEKGLDYNFFHFNIDLSNGPCVYKRLSGCGAGRDYVAVTPEGDIYPCHQFVGNEEFKMGTVDEGIQHPEIKDEFGKANLLQKEKCQNCWCKYFCGGGCHANAYNFNHTVMEPYDVACEIERRRVENAIMINILEGNV, encoded by the coding sequence ATGATACATAAGTTTTATTTGAATGGTCTCTATATTGTTTTGGATGTCAATAGCGGCACCGTACTGACAGTGGATGAGATGACCTATGAGGTTCTGGACCATTATAAGAAAATAAGCCGGGACCAGATCGTTGAAAAGCTGAAGCATAAATATCCAGAGGAGGAGCTGCTGGAGGTTATTCTGGAGCTTGAAATGCTCGAAGAACAGAAAATGCTTTTTACTGAAAGCGACTATGACCCGAATGTCTACAAGAACCATGATCTGATCAAAGCCCTCTGTCTCCATGTCGCCCATGACTGCAATCTGAAATGCAACTACTGCTTTGCTTCTCAGGGAGATTTTAACGGCGAAAAGCTGTTGATGCCCCTGGAAGTCGGAAAGAAAGCCATTGATTTTATTGTCGAACAGTCAAAAGACCGCCAGAACCTGGAAGTCGATTTCTTTGGCGGGGAGCCGCTCATGAATTTTGATGTGGTTAAAGAGCTGGTGGACTATGCAAGAAGCAAGGAAGAAAGCCATCACAAGAAATTTAAATTTACAATCACAACCAACGGTGTGCTTTTAGACGAAGAAAATATGGCTTATATCGACGAAAATATGGATAATGTAGTTTTAAGCCTTGATGGAAGAAAATGCGTGAATGACAATATGCGGAGAACCGTCAATGATAAGGGCTCCTTCGATATTATTATTGATAAAATTAAGAAAATGGCAGCTATGCGCGAGGGTAAGAAGGACTACTATGTCCGCGGTACCTATACCAAGCATAATCTGGACTTCGGTGAGGATGTGAATTTTCTGGCTGAGGAAGGCTTTAAGAGCATTTCTGTAGAGCCTGTCGTTGCAGAGGAGGAACACGATTATGCGATTTTGAGAGAAGATGTAGACCAGATTCTGGCAGAGTACGATAAGCTGGCTCTGGATTATCTGAACCGCCATGAAAAAGGCTTAGATTACAATTTTTTCCATTTCAATATTGACCTAAGCAACGGCCCGTGTGTCTATAAACGCCTGTCAGGCTGCGGCGCCGGCCGCGACTATGTCGCGGTAACACCTGAAGGCGATATTTATCCCTGCCATCAGTTTGTGGGCAATGAGGAATTTAAGATGGGAACAGTGGATGAAGGCATCCAGCATCCTGAAATCAAGGACGAATTCGGCAAAGCGAATCTCCTGCAAAAAGAAAAATGCCAAAACTGCTGGTGTAAGTATTTCTGCGGCGGAGGCTGCCACGCAAACGCCTATAATTTCAACCACACAGTGATGGAACCCTATGATGTTGCCTGCGAGATTGAACGCCGTCGGGTAGAAAACGCCATTATGATCAACATTCTGGAAGGAAATGTCTGA
- the hpf gene encoding ribosome hibernation-promoting factor, HPF/YfiA family encodes MKFTIYGKNMHVSEGLKEALRKKFEKFDRYFGQETEVYATFSKEKNFQMLEITIPMGKTILRAEEKSEDMAGSIEAVVDKLEGQLRKHKTKLQKRYAEEALKYNLDGLEPMEDYEEHPPKVVRTKKFAVKPMSVDEATMQMELLGHDFFVFLNAETEDVNVVYMRKDGNYGLIEPIF; translated from the coding sequence ATGAAATTCACAATTTACGGAAAAAACATGCATGTATCAGAAGGTTTAAAAGAAGCACTCAGGAAAAAGTTCGAAAAGTTTGATCGCTACTTTGGGCAGGAGACAGAAGTGTATGCGACATTCAGCAAGGAAAAAAATTTCCAGATGCTGGAAATAACCATACCGATGGGTAAAACAATTTTACGAGCCGAAGAAAAAAGCGAAGATATGGCTGGTTCCATTGAAGCTGTCGTCGACAAGCTGGAAGGCCAGTTAAGAAAACATAAAACAAAACTGCAAAAACGTTACGCTGAAGAAGCATTGAAATATAACCTGGACGGTCTTGAACCAATGGAAGATTACGAAGAGCATCCGCCAAAGGTCGTGCGCACAAAGAAATTTGCCGTTAAGCCGATGTCAGTCGATGAAGCAACCATGCAGATGGAGCTTTTAGGACATGATTTCTTTGTATTTTTAAATGCGGAAACCGAGGATGTTAACGTTGTTTACATGAGAAAAGACGGAAACTATGGTCTGATCGAGCCGATTTTCTAG